From the Temnothorax longispinosus isolate EJ_2023e chromosome 6, Tlon_JGU_v1, whole genome shotgun sequence genome, one window contains:
- the LOC139814128 gene encoding uncharacterized protein isoform X1, whose translation MCEKHFSDEMWENAQKIGKKKPTAVPNCFDQPTLPLSSLTTILEEYIEEQTSNNHSEHNCDQEINSANQEINSETLNNHSEHSCDQEINSANQEINSETSNNHSEHSCDQKINSANQEIHVLFDSNMQLQCSKNNEDAKKIFKLEKLVKRYARVIKTMQTQHKKQKKYF comes from the exons ATGTGTGAA AAACATTTTTCGGATGAAATGTGGGAAAATGCACAAAAAATTGGGAAAAAAAAGCCAACAGCAGTTCCCAATTGTTTTGACCAGCCAACTCTTCCTTTATCTTCACTTACAACTATTTtag AAGAGTATATTGAAGAACAAACTTCAAACAATCATTCTGAACACAATTGTGATCAAGAAATTAACTCagcaaatcaagaaattaacTCGGAAACTTTAAACAATCATTCTGAACACAGTTGTGATCAAGAAATTAACTCggcaaatcaagaaattaacTCGGAAACTTCAAACAATCATTCTGAACACAGTTGTGATCAAAAAATTAACTCGGCAAATCAAGAAATTCACGTTTTATTTGATTCTAACATGCAGTTACAATGTt caaaaaataatgaagacgcaaagaaaattttcaagttgGAGAAATTGGTTAAAAGATATGCGCGAGTTATAAAGACAATGCAGACGCaacacaaaaaacaaaaaaaatatttctaa